The sequence below is a genomic window from Nostoc flagelliforme CCNUN1.
GCAAGAGCAGCTAGATTTGATATTCTCATCAGATTCTGGAGATGATTTATTTGATGAGTTAACACCGAGTAACCCAACTATTTCCCCTGCAATCAGCGATCGCATACAGCCCTTTGCGCCTGAAACGCCTTTGTTGGCGCAGCATCTAGGTGAAGAAATTATCAAGCGATCGCAACAACCAGAAGCTTTAGATTTTGTTCCAGAATTTACTAATCAGCCCCCAGAGATATCTGCTGTTGATCTGGAACTTGATTCATTCAACCCTTTCGATGAAAATCCGCAACTGCTGTTTGAGGATGTAGCTACAGACTCCACTTATATTCAGATGGAAACCACAGTCTCATCTGTGGATGAACTATCAGCTATAGAAACTTCTCTAGATATTAATTTTGGGGAAACTTTAGATTTAGTATCATTTCAAGCACAGGCAGATGATTTGCTCGACTCTTTCGATGAAAATCCGCAACTGCTGTTTGAGGATGTCGCTACATCCACCTATATTCAGATGGAAACCACAGTCTCATCTGTGGATGAACTATCGGCTATAGAAAATATCAATTTTGGGGAAACTTCAAATTTAGCCCGGACAAGCCCAGAAGTTTTAGGTACTGAGCCGAACAATAACTTAGAAACTGCCTTTGAGTTCTCAGAAAACAGAGATGTTGAAGATACAGAGCTTGGTTTTGCAAATGATTTATTGTTTACAGAAACTGCTTTATCAGAAGCAATAAACCAGGAAGAATTAGGAGAAAGTGCGACAACAATTGATTCACAAAGGGTTATTCAGGAAGGTGTAGAAACCGATTTGTGGGATCTAGCAGAGACATCTAAACCTGTACCAGTGTCAGAGGGCCAAAACGCTATTGTTACCTCAATTGAAAAATTGGTAACGACAGAAAACGTTGAAATAGTTGCTCCAGAAGATGATTTTGCAGACTTGGAAGCATTACTAGGAGAGGAAGTAGCACTTAACCCCAAAGCTAAGGAGATACCAGAAGTAGATTTTGCAGCCCTGGAAGAATTGCTAGGTACAGATAACAACAGCGATTTCTATGACGGGCTACGCCAACGCCAGCCTTTCAACAATCAATCAGTCTTGGCGAAAAATGCCATTCCATCACCAGCTACAGATGAATTTGGCGACTTGGAGAAGTTGCTGGCAGAAGCGGATCAAACAATATCCCATTCACCATCAGTAAAATCTAACAGCAACAAAACTCCCCGTCCCTCTACTCGTAGAGCTGCGAGATTTGAAGAAACGATGAAGGTTCCAGTTAAGCAACTGGACGATATGAGTAATTTAGTTGGAGAGTTGGTGGTAAATCGCAATACCTTAGAGCAGGATCATGAACGGCTGCGGCAGTCATTAGATAACTTGCTGATTCAAGTACAACAACTCTCGGATGTAGGCGCAAGAATGCAGGAGTTGTACGAGCGATCGCTATTAGAAGCTTCTCTATTAGCTGGACGCAAAACCAAAGACTCCGGCTTCCAAGCAGCTGATTCCAATGCCGATAGGGGTTTTAGCGAGTTGGAAATGGATCGTTTTACTCCCTTCCATACCCTGTCCCAGCAGATGATTGAACGCATTGTGCGAGTGCGTGAGTCGGCAAGTGACATTGATTTCGTTACCGAAGAAACCGAGCGCGTAGCAAGGCAGTTCCGCCAAGTAACCACCCAGCTACAAGAGGGATTAACAAGAGCGCGAATGGTGCCTTTTGCCCAAACTATCGATCGCTGGCGGCGAGGAGTGCGCGACAACGCTATTAAGTGTGGCAAACAAGTGGAGTTAGTAATTGAAGGTGGTGATACCTTAATTGACAAGATGATTTTGGATCATCTGACCGATCCGTTAACTCACATGCTGAATAATGCGATCGCTCACGGTATTGAAACGCCAGAAGAAAGGCAAGCTGCTGGAAAACCACCCATAGGAATCATTACTATCCGTGCCTTCCACCAAGGCAACCAAACGATCATTTCTGTAGGCGATGATGGCGCAGGCATCGATTCAGCAAAGGTTAAGGCTAAGGCGGTGAAGATTGGCATGATTACAGAAGCGCAGGCAAAAGCCATGTCTCGCCTGGAAGTTTACGATCTGCTGTTCCAGTCTGGTTTTACAATCAAAGACCAAGCAGATGAAATTTCTGGTCGTGGTGTGGGTATGGACGTAGTACGCTCCGAGATTAGCGAAATTCGGGGGACAGTGAACACCGATTCTGCGATCGGAAAGGGAACCACCTTCACCATTCGTCTGCCACTGACTCTGAGTATTTGTAAAGCTCTCTGCTGCGTCTCCGATCGAGCGAGGATTGCCTTCCCGATGGACGGTGTAGAAGATACGCTGGATATACCAGTCAAAAATATTCAGCACGATGCCAATGGGGAATCATTTATTTCCTGGCGCGATACGGTGCTGCCATTCCGACCTCTGAAGGAACTTTTAACCTTCAATCGCCAAATTAGTCGCGGTAATGTCTATGGCGGCACTAGAGATGATGATATGGTTTCTGTAGTTGTGGTGCGATCGGCAAATACCCTAATTGCTCTACAGATTGACCTAGTGTTGAGCGAACAAGAAATTGTAATTAAGCAGTTTGAAGGGCCAGCACCTAAACCCATTGGTGTAGCTGGTGCTACAGTGCTAGGTGATGGTCGGATTATGCCCATTGCTGATGTACTAGAAATAATTGACATCTTCCAAGGACGGATTTCTACACAAATTGGTGGCAATTCTTGGCAACAGAAAGGGATTCCCGTAGACACCTCTCCTGCGAAGATTGACCCGACAGTGCTGATCGTCGATGACTCGATTACAGTCCGAGAGTTGCTCTCCTTAACGTTTAATAAGGCAGGTTATCGTGTAGAACAGGCGCGTGATGGCCAAGAAGCTTGGGATAAACTCCGTTCTGGTCTGCCTTGCGATATCGTATTTTGCGACATCGAAATGCCCCGTTGCGATGGTCTAGAGTTACTCTCTCGGATTCAGAAAGACTCTAACCTCAACCACTTACCGATCGCCATGCTCACCTCACGAGGTGCAGACAAGCACAGACAAATTGCAGCTCAACTCGGTGCTAGTGGCTACTTTACCAAGCCTTATCTCGAAGAAGCTCTACTTGAAGCTGCGACGCGGATGTTGAAAGGGGAGAAACTTGTTAGCACTACAGGTAGTGTTTAGTAAATAATCAGTAGTAATGCAAAATTATTTACACATCTTATTTGGCTCTGTGCCTTATCCATAGGGCTTACGCACAGGTAACAGAAAATCGTAGAAGACCTTGGCAGTAAACCTGCCAAGGTTTTTTACTTAAAACTTTTAGTCTTTATTGAAACATGATGTTGAAATCTGTATAGTGTTATTAGTTAAAACTATGATGCTATTTGCTTTATGTATAAGGAATCAAAAATGAAAAGTTTAATAAAATTAGGATCTGCTGCTATCTCTGGCGTTGTTCTCTCTCTTGCAACTATAGAAGTAGCAAAAGCAGATATTGTAACGGGCACCGTTTCTACTGATGCGTTCGATTCTACACAAGGCACAGTGATCACGAATGACGACACAATCATTGATCCTATTAACGCTTTTCGTACAAGTGGAGGGTTTGAGGACGGTCATACACTTATGCGTAATGGTGGTCTTGGCTCAATCAGCTTCATTGAGTTTGCCACTGCTTCCCCGGTTACAATCGGTGGTGTAAGGTTATTTGCCCACAATGATGGCGAATATTTCGGTTTTCGTCGTGCGATGAGCAATTTTTCACTCTTGGCTGATACAAATTCTGACAGCGTTTTTGAGACTGTTGTAGCTAACCAAAATATTAATCCCAATTATGCGCTACAGACTGGTAACAATGCAGCACTCCCAGAAGACCTCGATCTGACAATCCCATCTCTTGTTGGCAACATAACCGCACAATCCTGGCGGCTTGAAGTTACGCAAGGAACTGATATACAGCCTTTCGAGGGTGCTCGTCTGGTTGAGTTGGACGCTTTACCATCTATACCTACCTCTGTTCCTGAACCCACTTCTGTAAGTGGCATTGCTCTTGTTGGTGCTTTGGGAGCATGGATAAAACGTAAACAAAAAGCTTCTAAATATGTCTAATTTGAAATAAATAACGCACAGTAAAGTAAAAACTTACATACTAAGAAACGCGATCTCGTTTCTATTATTATCTGGTAAGTGATATCGCGCTTCCTCGGTTATAGTTTTCTTTTGCAAGGGTTTT
It includes:
- a CDS encoding hybrid sensor histidine kinase/response regulator — translated: MLPEQQQRILGYFIEEARDHLNTIEQGLLNLEGTLNDPEMISEVFRAAHSIKGGAAMLGLTSIQHTSHRLEDCFKVLKDNPVQIDQKLESLFLGVSDTLKALLEHLSGPYGLSEDAANTLMSETEPVFQWLYQHLELLVEQGKNGVASKTERHTTSVENVSTLTELFLRRDIPSLPEDSHQESPEISLSVAPQELRDNAARSPLTANENHNWGEFQAQVLQRLREMLQLFKQTTTPSTRQNLQECCYQLVRLGETWNLSKWCGLCQAAASAIGNPENTYLTLAKIVITEIKQAQELVLQGREAEIAISQQLEALLNLAEIELLEVTSDLFDEQSAALTESSIASEPILSANTEPLVITNLAQTTEELNLEEDTSDSTALASPRTANVSDERPYIQQGTPLNAATHTSLTFATHEEVHPISSNLDPNGPEVGIAELNTLADLFDGDTPELDESWHQQETLDIVATDDFGIDFSSTDSEDANSDLSDFLSFDEGTSNEQHPTTTATTEDLSLLFGDNFLEKENSESQNQQTSPTTLELSNINLLDINLDSSSQDLQEFIDIYSDTNLPPDVNKNDVVEDLLTLALDDDDVELLPTGEVTQPETEVNASVELSTNQQNSFENLFLETRNANWVEEITPSDYVELPQETGLSLDSLFAEMEEQTLLPTSEPELGDLFDTSPTTAPEFSESENDLSNFWNQETTEEQDEFNSLIEQNVERALEESLFAATNDIFADSQQPTPSPIGSFDIEEDFDLNFQQQEQLDLIFSSDSGDDLFDELTPSNPTISPAISDRIQPFAPETPLLAQHLGEEIIKRSQQPEALDFVPEFTNQPPEISAVDLELDSFNPFDENPQLLFEDVATDSTYIQMETTVSSVDELSAIETSLDINFGETLDLVSFQAQADDLLDSFDENPQLLFEDVATSTYIQMETTVSSVDELSAIENINFGETSNLARTSPEVLGTEPNNNLETAFEFSENRDVEDTELGFANDLLFTETALSEAINQEELGESATTIDSQRVIQEGVETDLWDLAETSKPVPVSEGQNAIVTSIEKLVTTENVEIVAPEDDFADLEALLGEEVALNPKAKEIPEVDFAALEELLGTDNNSDFYDGLRQRQPFNNQSVLAKNAIPSPATDEFGDLEKLLAEADQTISHSPSVKSNSNKTPRPSTRRAARFEETMKVPVKQLDDMSNLVGELVVNRNTLEQDHERLRQSLDNLLIQVQQLSDVGARMQELYERSLLEASLLAGRKTKDSGFQAADSNADRGFSELEMDRFTPFHTLSQQMIERIVRVRESASDIDFVTEETERVARQFRQVTTQLQEGLTRARMVPFAQTIDRWRRGVRDNAIKCGKQVELVIEGGDTLIDKMILDHLTDPLTHMLNNAIAHGIETPEERQAAGKPPIGIITIRAFHQGNQTIISVGDDGAGIDSAKVKAKAVKIGMITEAQAKAMSRLEVYDLLFQSGFTIKDQADEISGRGVGMDVVRSEISEIRGTVNTDSAIGKGTTFTIRLPLTLSICKALCCVSDRARIAFPMDGVEDTLDIPVKNIQHDANGESFISWRDTVLPFRPLKELLTFNRQISRGNVYGGTRDDDMVSVVVVRSANTLIALQIDLVLSEQEIVIKQFEGPAPKPIGVAGATVLGDGRIMPIADVLEIIDIFQGRISTQIGGNSWQQKGIPVDTSPAKIDPTVLIVDDSITVRELLSLTFNKAGYRVEQARDGQEAWDKLRSGLPCDIVFCDIEMPRCDGLELLSRIQKDSNLNHLPIAMLTSRGADKHRQIAAQLGASGYFTKPYLEEALLEAATRMLKGEKLVSTTGSV
- a CDS encoding PEP-CTERM sorting domain-containing protein (PEP-CTERM proteins occur, often in large numbers, in the proteomes of bacteria that also encode an exosortase, a predicted intramembrane cysteine proteinase. The presence of a PEP-CTERM domain at a protein's C-terminus predicts cleavage within the sorting domain, followed by covalent anchoring to some some component of the (usually Gram-negative) cell surface. Many PEP-CTERM proteins exhibit an unusual sequence composition that includes large numbers of potential glycosylation sites. Expression of one such protein has been shown restore the ability of a bacterium to form floc, a type of biofilm.), producing the protein MKSLIKLGSAAISGVVLSLATIEVAKADIVTGTVSTDAFDSTQGTVITNDDTIIDPINAFRTSGGFEDGHTLMRNGGLGSISFIEFATASPVTIGGVRLFAHNDGEYFGFRRAMSNFSLLADTNSDSVFETVVANQNINPNYALQTGNNAALPEDLDLTIPSLVGNITAQSWRLEVTQGTDIQPFEGARLVELDALPSIPTSVPEPTSVSGIALVGALGAWIKRKQKASKYV